One genomic window of Bradyrhizobium sp. CCGE-LA001 includes the following:
- a CDS encoding FAD-linked oxidase C-terminal domain-containing protein, translating into MAIMMPASDQGVLARRAEIVAALRAIVPGEGVIDSAAEMRAYESDGLTAYRQPPMVVVLPDTTEQVSLVLKYCAEQNIKVVPRGSGTSLSGGALPLEDGVLLGLGKFKRIREIDFDNRVVVTEPGVTNLAISQAVAHAGFYYAPDPSSQIACSIGGNVAENSGGVHCLKYGMTTNNVLGCEIVLMSGEILRIGGKSAENSGYDLMGVITGSEGLLGVITEITVRILQKPETARALMVGFAEVEAAGECVARIIGAGIIPGGMEMMDKPAIHAAEAFVHAGYPLDVEALLIIELDGPKIEVDELITRVEGIARSCGSVTLQISNSEAERNLFWAGRKAAFPAVGRISPDYLCMDGTIPRGALPKALARIRELSEKYQLGCANVFHAGDGNLHPLILYDANKPGEIERAEAFGADILRACVEFGGVLTGEHGVGIEKRDLMPDMFTEIDLNQQQRLKCAFDAQGLLNPGKVFPTLHRCAELGRMHVHAGKLAFPDIPRF; encoded by the coding sequence ATGGCCATCATGATGCCTGCGAGCGACCAGGGCGTGCTCGCGCGCCGCGCGGAGATCGTGGCGGCGCTGCGTGCAATCGTGCCCGGCGAAGGTGTGATCGACAGCGCGGCCGAGATGCGGGCTTACGAATCCGACGGGCTCACGGCCTATCGGCAGCCGCCGATGGTGGTCGTGCTGCCCGATACCACCGAGCAGGTCTCGCTGGTCCTGAAATATTGTGCAGAGCAGAACATCAAGGTGGTACCGCGCGGCTCCGGCACATCGCTGTCAGGCGGCGCGCTGCCGCTCGAAGACGGCGTGCTGCTCGGCCTCGGCAAGTTCAAGCGCATCCGCGAGATCGATTTCGACAACCGGGTCGTCGTCACCGAGCCCGGCGTCACCAACCTCGCGATCAGCCAGGCGGTCGCGCATGCCGGCTTCTACTACGCGCCCGACCCATCCTCGCAGATCGCCTGCTCGATCGGCGGCAATGTCGCGGAGAATTCCGGGGGCGTGCACTGCCTGAAATACGGCATGACCACCAACAATGTGCTGGGCTGCGAGATCGTGCTGATGAGCGGCGAGATCCTGCGCATCGGCGGCAAGTCGGCGGAGAACTCCGGCTACGACCTCATGGGCGTCATCACCGGCTCGGAAGGCCTGCTCGGCGTCATCACCGAGATCACGGTGCGCATTCTGCAGAAACCGGAGACGGCGCGCGCGCTGATGGTCGGCTTCGCAGAGGTCGAAGCGGCCGGCGAATGCGTGGCCCGCATCATCGGCGCTGGCATTATCCCCGGCGGCATGGAGATGATGGACAAGCCGGCGATCCACGCCGCCGAAGCCTTTGTCCATGCCGGGTATCCGCTCGACGTCGAGGCGCTGCTGATCATCGAGCTGGACGGCCCCAAGATCGAGGTCGACGAGCTGATCACGCGGGTCGAAGGCATCGCAAGAAGCTGCGGCTCGGTGACGCTGCAGATCTCCAATTCGGAAGCCGAGCGCAATCTGTTCTGGGCCGGCCGGAAAGCCGCGTTCCCCGCCGTGGGCCGCATCTCGCCCGACTATCTCTGCATGGACGGCACCATTCCCCGCGGCGCGCTGCCGAAAGCGCTCGCCCGCATCCGCGAGCTCTCGGAAAAATACCAGCTCGGCTGCGCCAACGTGTTCCACGCCGGCGACGGCAATCTGCACCCGCTGATCCTTTACGATGCCAACAAGCCCGGCGAGATCGAGCGCGCCGAAGCCTTCGGCGCCGACATCCTGCGCGCCTGCGTCGAGTTCGGCGGCGTGCTGACCGGCGAGCACGGCGTCGGCATCGAGAAACGCGATCTCATGCCCGACATGTTCACCGAGATCGACCTCAACCAGCAGCAGCGGCTCAAATGCGCCTTCGACGCGCAGGGCCTGCTCAACCCCGGAAAGGTATTCCCGACTCTGCACCGCTGCGCCGAGCTTGGCCGCATGCACGTCCACGCAGGCAAGCTAGCGTTCCCGGACATTCCGCGGTTCTAG
- a CDS encoding alpha/beta fold hydrolase, translating to MIVMSVVTALVLLALATQAGIVAVQRAFPPQGRMIEVDGAVLHVVDIGPRAAGLPIVMLHGASSNLEVMRRPLGDLLARDHRVILIDRPGHGWSTRARRQDSTPQIQARMIDEALQKLGIDQAIFVVHSWSGALGARIALDHPHRVAGLVMLAPVTHPWRGGVGRYNEIIATPAIGPLLAYTITLPLGYVLAESGARNVFLPQTMPDGFVRDSATPLLLRPREFVANAYDLVTLKEAVAAQVARYGEISVPVTIIAGEPDKTVKTDIHARPFAATVPNAKLIVLPGLGHMVQNAEPDLVKAEIEAMIGKIIPTQAAAD from the coding sequence ATGATCGTGATGTCAGTCGTGACGGCGCTGGTCCTGCTGGCGCTGGCCACGCAGGCCGGAATCGTCGCCGTGCAACGCGCCTTTCCACCGCAGGGCCGGATGATCGAGGTCGACGGTGCCGTGCTCCACGTGGTCGATATCGGTCCGCGCGCGGCCGGCCTGCCGATCGTGATGCTGCACGGCGCGAGCTCCAATCTCGAAGTGATGCGCCGGCCGCTCGGCGATCTCCTCGCCAGGGATCATCGCGTGATCTTGATCGATCGCCCCGGCCATGGCTGGAGCACGCGCGCGCGGCGGCAGGATTCGACGCCGCAGATCCAGGCAAGGATGATCGACGAGGCGCTTCAAAAGCTCGGGATCGATCAGGCGATCTTCGTGGTGCATTCCTGGAGCGGCGCGCTCGGCGCGCGGATCGCGCTCGATCACCCGCACCGCGTTGCCGGCCTCGTGATGCTCGCGCCCGTCACGCATCCCTGGCGCGGCGGTGTCGGCCGCTACAACGAGATCATCGCAACGCCCGCGATCGGGCCGCTGCTCGCCTACACGATCACGTTGCCGCTCGGTTACGTCCTCGCCGAGTCAGGCGCGCGCAACGTCTTCCTGCCGCAGACCATGCCGGACGGCTTCGTCAGGGATTCCGCGACGCCGCTGCTGCTGCGGCCGCGCGAGTTTGTCGCCAATGCCTATGATCTGGTGACGCTGAAGGAAGCGGTGGCCGCGCAGGTCGCGCGCTATGGCGAAATATCGGTGCCGGTGACTATCATCGCCGGCGAGCCCGACAAGACCGTGAAGACCGACATCCACGCGCGCCCGTTTGCCGCGACCGTGCCGAATGCGAAGCTGATCGTGCTGCCCGGTCTCGGTCACATGGTGCAGAATGCCGAGCCGGATCTCGTAAAGGCGGAGATCGAGGCGATGATCGGCAAGATCATTCCAACGCAGGCGGCCGCGGATTAG
- the cycA gene encoding cytochrome c-550 CycA produces MTKLTFGALMILTVTATAPAAMAQDVAAGKTSFNKCLACHAIGEGAKNKVGPELNGLNGRKSGTAEGYNYTDANKNSGITWDEATFKEYIKDPKAKIPGTKMAFAGIKNETEINNLWAFIAQYDKDGKTKQ; encoded by the coding sequence ATGACAAAACTGACTTTTGGCGCACTGATGATCCTCACCGTGACTGCCACCGCACCTGCCGCGATGGCGCAGGATGTCGCGGCCGGCAAGACGTCGTTCAACAAATGCCTGGCCTGCCACGCGATCGGCGAAGGCGCCAAGAACAAGGTCGGCCCCGAGCTCAACGGTCTCAACGGCCGCAAATCGGGCACCGCCGAGGGCTACAATTATACGGATGCGAACAAGAATTCCGGCATCACCTGGGACGAGGCCACGTTCAAGGAATACATCAAGGATCCCAAGGCGAAGATCCCCGGCACCAAGATGGCGTTCGCCGGCATCAAGAACGAGACCGAGATCAACAATCTCTGGGCCTTCATCGCCCAATACGACAAGGACGGGAAGACCAAGCAGTAA
- a CDS encoding TorF family putative porin, whose product MKKVALLATALAMVTTGSAFAADLRVKALKAPPPPAFDPWDVAFGAGIMSDYIFRGITQSNHKPSVTAYFEPRYNVNKDLQLYIGTSASSISFPNRAAAEVDIYGGIRPTFGMFAFDFGVWGYLYPGGSCFGSQGTLAQGNCGGDIDYSQGAIGLPINGNFAKKDASFFEAYAKLNININDQWTVGFNEYYSPNFLNLGAWGNYASITAKWIAPSTTFGASGVGMYVSGEFGRQWLGTSDIFYGIAGDPVYANGIKEPSYNTWNVGVGFTYKVFTLDLRYYDTDLKKGDCNAFTSDFTAKFDGSFTAINPGGFGSNWCSAAGVAKLSFDLTAMSNLK is encoded by the coding sequence ATGAAAAAAGTGGCTTTGTTGGCAACGGCGCTGGCAATGGTGACGACGGGTTCGGCTTTCGCGGCAGATCTGCGCGTGAAGGCATTGAAGGCCCCGCCGCCGCCGGCCTTTGATCCTTGGGATGTCGCCTTCGGCGCGGGCATCATGAGCGATTACATCTTCCGCGGTATCACCCAGTCGAACCATAAGCCGTCGGTTACGGCCTATTTCGAGCCGCGCTACAACGTCAACAAGGACCTCCAGCTCTACATCGGTACATCCGCCTCGAGCATCTCGTTCCCGAACCGCGCCGCGGCGGAAGTCGACATCTACGGCGGTATCCGCCCGACCTTCGGCATGTTCGCCTTCGACTTCGGTGTCTGGGGCTATCTCTATCCGGGCGGAAGCTGCTTCGGTTCGCAGGGCACCCTGGCGCAGGGCAATTGCGGCGGCGACATCGACTACTCGCAGGGCGCCATCGGCCTGCCGATCAACGGAAACTTCGCCAAGAAGGACGCGAGCTTCTTCGAAGCCTATGCCAAGCTGAACATCAACATCAACGACCAGTGGACGGTCGGCTTCAACGAGTATTATTCGCCGAACTTCCTGAACCTCGGCGCCTGGGGCAACTACGCCTCGATCACCGCCAAGTGGATCGCGCCGAGCACGACCTTCGGCGCCAGCGGAGTCGGCATGTATGTGTCGGGTGAGTTTGGCCGCCAGTGGCTCGGCACCTCCGACATCTTCTACGGCATCGCAGGCGATCCAGTGTACGCGAACGGCATCAAGGAGCCGAGCTACAACACCTGGAACGTCGGCGTCGGCTTCACCTACAAGGTGTTCACGCTCGATCTGCGCTACTACGACACCGACCTGAAGAAGGGCGATTGCAACGCCTTCACCAGCGACTTCACCGCGAAGTTCGACGGCAGCTTCACCGCCATCAATCCAGGCGGCTTCGGCTCCAACTGGTGCAGCGCGGCCGGCGTCGCCAAGCTCTCGTTCGATCTGACGGCGATGAGCAATCTGAAGTAA
- the glcF gene encoding glycolate oxidase subunit GlcF, producing the protein MKTEFSLAQLADPDIAEADKILRACVHCGFCTATCPTYVLLGDELDSPRGRIYLIKEMLEKDQAPTAEVVKHVDRCLSCLACMTTCPSGVHYMHLVDQARVRIEERYQRPLAERLLRKVLAFVLPDPRRFRASMVLARLARPLAVFLPTPRPSATPGLIQRLKAMLALAPDRLPAPGPAAGSVFAALGKRRGRVALLQGCAQQVLAPRINQAAISLLTRHGIEVVLVRDEQCCGALTHHLGDDHDALARARANVAAWRKEAAGEGLDAILVTASGCGTVIKDYGYLLREDSAFAEDAAKVSALAKDITEYVAGLGLEQVARQDDIVVAYHSACSLQHGQKITGLPKELLSKNGFVVKDVPESHLCCGSAGTYNILQPELAGRLRDRKIANIASVKPDMIAAGNIGCMVQIASGTSVPVVHTIELLDWATGGSRPALNAQV; encoded by the coding sequence ATGAAGACCGAATTCTCACTGGCGCAGCTCGCCGACCCCGACATCGCCGAAGCGGACAAGATCCTGCGCGCTTGCGTCCATTGCGGCTTCTGCACGGCGACCTGTCCGACCTATGTGCTGCTCGGCGACGAGCTCGATAGCCCGCGCGGCCGCATCTACCTGATCAAGGAGATGCTGGAGAAGGACCAGGCGCCGACGGCCGAGGTGGTCAAGCATGTCGACCGCTGCCTGTCGTGCCTGGCCTGCATGACGACATGCCCGTCAGGGGTGCATTACATGCACTTGGTCGACCAGGCCCGGGTCCGGATCGAGGAGCGCTATCAGAGGCCGCTCGCCGAGCGGCTGCTGCGCAAGGTGCTGGCCTTCGTCCTGCCGGATCCCCGGCGTTTTCGTGCGAGCATGGTGCTGGCGCGGCTGGCCCGCCCGCTCGCCGTCTTCCTGCCGACGCCGCGCCCCTCCGCCACGCCCGGACTGATCCAGCGCCTCAAGGCGATGCTGGCGCTGGCGCCGGACCGGCTGCCTGCTCCGGGCCCCGCTGCCGGCAGCGTGTTCGCGGCGCTCGGCAAGAGGCGCGGCCGGGTTGCGCTGCTGCAGGGCTGCGCCCAGCAAGTGCTGGCGCCGCGCATCAACCAGGCCGCCATCAGCCTTCTCACCCGCCACGGCATCGAGGTTGTCCTGGTCAGGGACGAGCAGTGCTGCGGCGCGCTGACCCATCATCTCGGCGACGACCATGATGCGTTGGCGCGGGCGCGCGCCAATGTCGCGGCGTGGCGGAAGGAAGCGGCCGGCGAAGGGCTCGACGCCATTCTGGTGACGGCGTCCGGCTGCGGCACCGTGATCAAGGATTACGGCTACCTGCTGCGCGAGGACTCTGCGTTTGCGGAAGATGCGGCGAAAGTGTCCGCGCTCGCCAAAGACATCACCGAATACGTCGCCGGTCTCGGATTGGAGCAGGTTGCGCGACAGGACGACATCGTCGTCGCCTATCACTCCGCATGTTCGTTGCAGCACGGGCAGAAAATCACGGGGCTTCCGAAAGAATTGCTTTCCAAGAATGGATTCGTGGTGAAAGATGTCCCCGAGAGCCATTTGTGTTGCGGTTCGGCAGGGACCTACAACATTCTCCAGCCCGAGCTTGCGGGCAGGTTGCGCGATCGCAAGATCGCCAACATCGCCAGCGTCAAGCCGGACATGATTGCCGCGGGCAATATCGGCTGCATGGTGCAGATTGCCAGTGGCACGTCAGTTCCGGTCGTACACACGATTGAGCTTCTCGATTGGGCTACGGGCGGCTCGCGGCCGGCATTGAACGCGCAGGTCTGA
- a CDS encoding FAD-binding protein: MDTLKVRDAKDVEEVVRAAIANEQPLEIIGHGSKRGIGHAMATNAVLDLSALNAVTAYEPNELIVTLQAGAPLADVLALIDAKNQQFAFEPMDTAPLLGTPALGTIGGMIAAGLAGPRRIRAGGARDHLLGAHAVSGFGDSFKTGGKVVKNVTGYDLCKLLAGSWGTLSVMTEVTLKVMPKPEAERTLLLRGLDEAVANKAMTAALGSPFDVSGAAHLPKSAFRAKTDGLGDIVGQDEALTVLRLEGITASAVHRAGSLRQLLAPFGTATLIEDAASATLWATIRDVLPFAASGALGAWPVWRIVCPPASGAALGTQLARETGGDVIYDWGGGLIWAALPPQPDAHAPAVRARANAFGGHATLIRAAEDVRRNVDVFHPQVSGIAALSERVRASFDPKTILNRGRLRRDAVA, encoded by the coding sequence GTGGATACGCTAAAAGTCAGAGACGCCAAAGACGTCGAAGAAGTGGTGCGCGCGGCGATTGCCAATGAGCAGCCGCTCGAGATCATCGGTCATGGCTCCAAGCGCGGCATTGGACATGCGATGGCGACCAATGCCGTGCTCGACCTCTCCGCGCTCAACGCCGTCACCGCCTACGAGCCCAACGAGCTGATCGTCACGCTGCAGGCCGGCGCGCCGCTCGCTGACGTGCTGGCGCTGATCGATGCCAAGAACCAGCAATTCGCCTTCGAGCCGATGGATACGGCGCCATTGCTCGGCACGCCCGCGCTCGGAACCATCGGCGGCATGATCGCCGCCGGGCTGGCCGGTCCGCGGCGGATCAGGGCCGGCGGGGCGCGGGACCATTTGCTCGGGGCGCACGCCGTCTCCGGTTTCGGTGACAGCTTCAAGACCGGCGGCAAGGTGGTGAAGAATGTCACCGGCTACGACCTCTGCAAGCTGCTGGCGGGGTCCTGGGGCACGCTGTCGGTCATGACCGAGGTCACGCTGAAGGTGATGCCCAAGCCCGAGGCGGAGCGGACGCTGCTGCTGCGCGGGTTAGATGAGGCCGTCGCCAACAAGGCGATGACGGCGGCGCTCGGTTCGCCCTTCGACGTCTCCGGTGCTGCGCATCTGCCGAAATCCGCGTTCCGCGCCAAGACCGATGGGCTCGGCGACATCGTGGGCCAGGACGAGGCGCTGACCGTGCTGCGGCTCGAGGGCATCACGGCGTCCGCCGTGCACCGCGCCGGCTCGCTGCGCCAATTGCTGGCGCCGTTTGGAACTGCGACGCTGATCGAGGATGCGGCCTCCGCTACGCTGTGGGCCACGATCCGCGACGTGTTGCCGTTCGCGGCCAGCGGCGCGCTCGGTGCCTGGCCGGTGTGGCGGATCGTCTGTCCGCCGGCGTCAGGCGCGGCGCTCGGGACCCAGTTGGCGCGCGAGACCGGGGGCGACGTGATCTACGATTGGGGCGGCGGGCTGATCTGGGCGGCGCTGCCGCCGCAGCCGGATGCGCATGCCCCGGCGGTGCGTGCGCGTGCGAATGCGTTCGGCGGGCACGCCACGCTGATCCGCGCGGCCGAGGATGTCAGGCGCAATGTCGACGTTTTCCATCCGCAGGTATCAGGCATTGCCGCGCTCAGCGAGCGGGTACGCGCCAGTTTCGATCCGAAGACCATTCTCAACCGGGGGCGCTTGAGACGGGACGCCGTGGCATGA